The genomic region TGCTTTGCAGCATCCTCTCATAAAGTTCTTTATTCACATTTACGGGAATTTTTAGCTATGGAAATTGAATTTGATAAAAATTGTCTTTTCCTTTACCGATACATGTAACTTTTATAGGTTCTTTTTTCATAATCTAAGATTTTTGAATGTTAAACTATTGAAAATTAACACTTCATCATCTAGACAAAGGTCATACCAAAATGATATGAAAAAGCTGATATATGTCATAGTTTCAGCTTTTATAGTACACTACTTTTACGCCATAGTTTTGATTAAAAGTTATGACGAAGCATATTTTAATACCTACCGATTTTTCTAAAAATGCGTGGAATGCCACTAAATATGCCATGGCGCTCTATGAAAATGAAACTTGTGTTTTTCATATTTTAAATACCTATACGCCGAACATTGCACATAGCCGTTTTATGGCTACCAGTATAAATGGTGCTGCTTTGGAAGATTCTACAAGAAGGCATTCCCTAAATGGGCTTGAACATCTTATTCAGCGCATACAAGATGATTTTAAAAACCCAAACCACAGTTTTGAGGCGATATCTTCTTTTAGTTTATTGGTAGATGAAATAAAGGATTTGGTTGAGGAAAAAAATATAGACTTGATCGTTACAGGTACCAAGGGTGCCTCTGGTTTGGAGGAAGTATTTATGGGAAGTAATACGGTACGTATTATCAAGAGCATTAAAAATTGCCCCGTATTGGCGGTACCGCAATATTTTGAGTTCGAGAGGCCCTCCGAAATTGCCTTTGCCACGGATTTTAATAGATTTTATACCAAGTCCGAACTAGAACCCCTTTTGGAAATGGCACGAATGTTCAGGGCCACGGTACGGATCGTGCACGTACAGTATGAAATAAAGGCATTGACTGAACTTCAGTTGTTCAATTTAAACATGCTTCGCAAATATTTGAACACTGTGGAACACTATGTGCATACAGTCTCAGAATTGAATTCGGTATCAAAAACGCTAGAGGTTTTCTCTGAT from Costertonia aggregata harbors:
- a CDS encoding universal stress protein; the protein is MTKHILIPTDFSKNAWNATKYAMALYENETCVFHILNTYTPNIAHSRFMATSINGAALEDSTRRHSLNGLEHLIQRIQDDFKNPNHSFEAISSFSLLVDEIKDLVEEKNIDLIVTGTKGASGLEEVFMGSNTVRIIKSIKNCPVLAVPQYFEFERPSEIAFATDFNRFYTKSELEPLLEMARMFRATVRIVHVQYEIKALTELQLFNLNMLRKYLNTVEHYVHTVSELNSVSKTLEVFSDELDIHLLAMLNYPHSYMERITKEPIVKRVAFHTQIPLLVIPELGMNSTKRTKKEEMSFSNSLGSR